The following are encoded together in the Desulfovibrio aminophilus genome:
- the htpG gene encoding molecular chaperone HtpG — translation MSATETTFEFKAEIKQLLDILVHSLYTNKEIFLRELVSNASDALDKQRFAAASAEESAEDAAPAIRIDVDAEAKTLAVSDNGIGMTREELVQNIGTIAHSGSAEFARRAAKAKDDGGSAGLEGLIGRFGVGFYSVYMVADSVEVTTRSAQAGAAPQVWTSDGKGSYTIAEAPAETPRGTRILVRLKPDLAPQFTDPELVKETITRHSNFISFPILVNDERVNTVPALWREPKFQVTPEQYKEFYSFLTYDDAEPLACMHISVDAPVQFNALLFVPPHDTDLLGLNREDFGQDLYVRRVLIERRNKDLLPRYLSFVRGVVDTEDLPLNISRETLQDNLLIRKMHSTLTKQVLGELEKMAADADKYAAFWRAHGQVFKTGYSDFVNREKFAALLRFNSSADADAQGLTSLDAYIGRARTGQKAVYYAFAPSREAAGLSPHLEIFRRKGLEVLYLYEPVDEFVMESLREYKEFKLTAAEHAPAADLEQFPDADGGRKTETLSEQDAGALPGLLARIREILGDQVTEVKASDRLSESPVCLANPDGRVTSSMDKIMRVMSRDTSIPKKVLEVNTDHPLVRNLLGVFREDPKDPFLGQAARQLFESALLLDGYLADPHALVGRMQDLLTKASGWYAATRGQDAEK, via the coding sequence ATGAGCGCCACGGAAACCACCTTTGAATTCAAGGCGGAAATCAAGCAGCTTCTCGACATCCTGGTCCACTCCCTCTACACCAACAAGGAAATCTTCCTCCGCGAACTCGTCTCCAACGCCTCCGACGCCCTGGACAAGCAGCGCTTCGCCGCCGCCTCCGCCGAGGAGTCGGCCGAGGACGCGGCCCCGGCCATCCGCATCGACGTGGACGCCGAGGCCAAGACCCTGGCCGTCTCCGACAACGGCATCGGCATGACCCGCGAGGAGTTGGTCCAGAACATCGGCACCATCGCCCATTCGGGTTCGGCCGAGTTCGCGCGCCGGGCGGCCAAGGCCAAGGACGACGGCGGCTCCGCCGGGCTGGAGGGCCTCATCGGCCGCTTCGGCGTGGGCTTCTATTCGGTCTACATGGTGGCGGACTCGGTGGAGGTGACCACCCGAAGCGCCCAGGCCGGGGCCGCGCCCCAGGTCTGGACCTCGGACGGCAAGGGCTCCTACACCATCGCCGAGGCCCCGGCCGAGACCCCGCGCGGCACGCGCATCCTGGTGCGGCTCAAGCCGGACCTGGCCCCCCAGTTCACGGACCCGGAGCTGGTGAAGGAAACCATCACGCGCCACTCCAACTTCATCTCCTTCCCCATCCTGGTGAACGACGAACGGGTGAACACCGTGCCCGCGCTCTGGCGCGAGCCGAAGTTCCAGGTCACGCCCGAGCAGTACAAGGAGTTCTACTCCTTCCTGACCTACGACGACGCCGAGCCCCTGGCGTGCATGCACATCTCCGTGGACGCGCCGGTGCAGTTCAACGCCCTGCTCTTCGTGCCGCCCCACGACACGGACCTCCTGGGTCTGAACCGCGAGGACTTCGGCCAGGACCTCTACGTGCGCCGCGTGCTCATCGAGCGCCGCAACAAGGACCTGCTGCCGCGCTACCTGTCCTTCGTGCGCGGCGTGGTGGACACCGAGGACCTGCCCCTGAACATCTCGCGCGAGACGCTCCAGGACAACCTGCTCATCCGCAAGATGCACTCCACCCTGACCAAGCAGGTGCTCGGGGAACTGGAGAAGATGGCGGCGGACGCGGACAAATACGCCGCGTTCTGGCGCGCCCACGGCCAGGTCTTCAAGACCGGCTACTCGGACTTCGTCAACCGCGAGAAGTTCGCCGCCCTGCTGCGCTTCAACTCCTCGGCCGACGCCGACGCCCAGGGCCTGACCTCCCTGGACGCCTACATCGGCCGGGCCAGGACCGGCCAGAAGGCCGTGTACTACGCCTTCGCGCCCAGCCGCGAGGCCGCCGGGCTCTCGCCGCACCTGGAGATCTTCCGGCGCAAGGGCCTGGAGGTCCTCTACCTCTATGAGCCCGTGGACGAGTTCGTCATGGAGAGCCTGCGGGAGTATAAAGAATTCAAGCTGACCGCCGCCGAGCACGCCCCGGCCGCCGACCTGGAGCAGTTCCCGGACGCGGACGGCGGACGCAAGACCGAAACGCTCTCCGAGCAGGACGCCGGGGCCCTGCCCGGCCTGCTGGCGCGCATCCGGGAAATCCTCGGCGACCAGGTCACGGAGGTGAAGGCCTCCGACCGGCTCTCCGAAAGCCCGGTCTGCCTGGCCAACCCGGACGGCCGCGTGACCTCCTCCATGGACAAGATCATGCGCGTCATGAGCCGGGACACGAGCATCCCCAAGAAGGTCCTGGAGGTGAACACGGACCACCCCCTGGTGCGCAACCTCCTGGGCGTGTTCCGCGAGGACCCCAAGGACCCGTTCCTGGGACAGGCCGCCCGGCAGCTCTTCGAGTCCGCCCTGCTCCTGGACGGCTACCTCGCCGATCCCCACGCCCTGGTGGGCCGCATGCAGGACCTGCTGACCAAGGCCAGCGGCTGGTACGCCGCGAC
- a CDS encoding MerR family transcriptional regulator has protein sequence MAEKRLLSVAEIARQLDVPESTLHYWKNRFSQYLPSFGRGRLKRFQPEAVEAFRTIARMLKAGHSSEEVMAELARTYPLNAQAVPPLAETPAALSEQALEPALRLAAGMGLEMARALGQGIREALTGLVPAQALPAEDTSRIQETLDEAAQRLACHSGELDCLRSENADLKNKLQILEAELVRLRKDRRELERFLLDKIKGVTT, from the coding sequence GTGGCGGAAAAACGCCTTTTATCCGTGGCCGAGATCGCGCGTCAGCTGGACGTGCCTGAATCCACCCTGCACTACTGGAAGAACCGCTTCTCCCAATACCTGCCCAGCTTCGGCCGGGGCCGCCTGAAGCGCTTCCAGCCCGAGGCCGTGGAGGCCTTCCGGACCATCGCCCGCATGCTCAAGGCCGGGCACTCCTCGGAAGAGGTCATGGCCGAACTGGCCCGCACCTATCCCCTCAACGCCCAGGCCGTCCCGCCCCTGGCCGAGACCCCGGCCGCGCTGTCCGAACAGGCCCTGGAGCCCGCCCTGCGCCTGGCCGCCGGCATGGGCCTGGAGATGGCCCGCGCCTTGGGCCAGGGCATCCGCGAGGCGCTCACCGGACTGGTCCCGGCCCAGGCCCTGCCCGCCGAGGACACCTCCCGCATCCAGGAAACCCTCGACGAGGCGGCCCAGCGCCTGGCCTGCCACTCCGGCGAACTGGACTGCCTGCGCTCCGAGAACGCCGACCTGAAGAACAAGCTCCAGATCCTGGAGGCCGAGCTGGTCCGTCTGCGCAAGGACCGCCGCGAGCTGGAGCGCTTCCTTCTTGACAAAATCAAGGGCGTGACTACCTGA
- a CDS encoding Lrp/AsnC family transcriptional regulator encodes MKVTLDQLDKRLVAVLAEDGQASAGDIAAKLGVSGPTVRSRLKNLLRASLVKVAGLVDPFRVKGLCVALVGLSLTSHKQLDEKLEQIAGLPNVNWAAVVTGRYDILVELVLPDDVGELYSFLDRDLSQVGGIGSSETFVVMKARRKWVPLPRGARAWFSEP; translated from the coding sequence ATGAAAGTCACCCTGGACCAGCTGGACAAACGCCTCGTGGCGGTCCTGGCCGAAGACGGCCAGGCCTCGGCCGGAGACATCGCCGCCAAGCTGGGCGTGAGCGGCCCCACCGTGCGCTCCCGGCTCAAGAACCTGCTGCGCGCGAGCCTCGTCAAGGTGGCCGGGCTGGTGGACCCGTTCCGGGTCAAGGGCCTCTGCGTGGCCCTGGTGGGGCTTTCGCTCACCAGCCACAAGCAGCTGGACGAGAAGCTGGAGCAGATCGCGGGGCTGCCCAACGTGAACTGGGCCGCCGTGGTCACCGGCCGCTACGACATCCTGGTGGAGCTCGTCCTGCCCGACGACGTGGGCGAGCTGTATTCCTTCCTGGACCGGGACCTGTCCCAGGTGGGCGGCATCGGTTCCAGCGAGACCTTCGTGGTCATGAAGGCCAGGCGCAAGTGGGTGCCCCTGCCCCGGGGCGCGCGCGCCTGGTTTTCTGAACCATAA
- the ald gene encoding alanine dehydrogenase: MIIGIPKEIKTLENRVSMTPGAVESLARRGHTVLVESGAGLGSGLTDAEYQAAGAKLVNAKDAWAAQMVIKVKEPVAAEYQYLREDLLLFTYLHLAADRPQTDALLKAGTTAVAYETVQKADGSLPLLTPMSEVAGRMATQVGAHYLEKTQGGRGVILGGVPGVPPAFVLILGGGVVGTNAAKVAVGMGARVMIMDLSHSRLQYLDDIFQGRLITMASTEPNIREAVRRADLVVGAVLVTGAKAPRLVTRDMLSTMKEGSVIVDVAVDQGGCVETIKATTHDHPTYVVDGVVHYGVANMPGAVPRTSTFALVNQTLPYAMKLADKGIDALREDTALLKGLNTHKGKLTFKAVGEAFGIPAVSPEAALA; encoded by the coding sequence ATGATCATCGGCATTCCCAAGGAGATCAAGACGCTGGAGAACCGGGTGTCCATGACCCCCGGCGCAGTGGAGAGCCTGGCCCGCCGCGGCCACACCGTGCTCGTGGAGAGCGGCGCCGGTCTGGGCAGCGGCCTGACCGACGCGGAGTATCAGGCCGCCGGAGCCAAGCTGGTGAACGCCAAGGACGCCTGGGCGGCCCAGATGGTCATCAAGGTCAAGGAGCCGGTGGCCGCCGAGTACCAGTACCTGCGCGAGGACCTGCTGCTCTTCACCTACCTGCACCTGGCCGCCGACCGGCCCCAGACCGACGCCCTGCTCAAGGCCGGGACCACGGCCGTGGCCTACGAGACCGTGCAGAAGGCCGACGGGAGCCTGCCCCTGCTCACGCCCATGAGCGAAGTGGCCGGACGCATGGCCACCCAGGTGGGCGCTCACTACCTGGAGAAGACCCAGGGCGGCCGGGGCGTGATCCTGGGCGGCGTGCCCGGCGTGCCCCCGGCGTTCGTGCTCATCCTCGGCGGCGGCGTGGTCGGCACCAACGCGGCCAAGGTCGCCGTGGGCATGGGCGCGCGCGTGATGATCATGGACCTTTCCCACTCCCGCCTGCAGTACCTGGACGACATCTTCCAGGGACGGCTCATCACCATGGCCTCCACCGAGCCGAACATCCGCGAGGCCGTGCGGCGCGCCGACCTGGTGGTGGGCGCGGTGCTCGTCACCGGCGCCAAGGCCCCGCGCCTCGTGACCCGGGACATGCTCTCGACCATGAAGGAGGGCTCGGTGATCGTGGACGTGGCCGTGGACCAGGGCGGCTGCGTGGAGACCATCAAGGCCACCACCCATGACCACCCCACCTACGTGGTGGACGGCGTGGTGCACTACGGCGTGGCCAACATGCCCGGCGCCGTGCCGCGCACCTCGACCTTCGCCCTGGTGAACCAGACCCTGCCCTACGCCATGAAGCTCGCCGACAAGGGCATCGACGCCCTGCGCGAGGATACGGCCCTGCTCAAGGGCCTGAACACCCACAAGGGCAAGCTGACCTTCAAGGCCGTGGGCGAGGCCTTCGGCATCCCGGCCGTCAGCCCCGAGGCGGCCCTGGCCTGA
- a CDS encoding MucR family transcriptional regulator, whose amino-acid sequence MDFPLKAAIELTAAQARVRAMTAEEMLELIRGLNARLGDVRPKAGPPVDAAPLDPRKAVREKSIVCLESGRPFRVLTRRHLAKYGLTPEQYRAKWGYPADTPLVCKALQRERRKKMREMKLWEKRGK is encoded by the coding sequence ATGGATTTTCCGTTGAAGGCAGCCATCGAGCTGACGGCCGCCCAGGCCCGCGTGCGGGCCATGACGGCGGAGGAGATGTTGGAGCTGATCCGGGGCCTGAACGCCCGCCTCGGCGACGTCCGGCCCAAGGCCGGACCGCCCGTCGACGCGGCCCCCCTGGATCCGCGCAAGGCCGTGCGCGAAAAGAGCATCGTCTGCCTGGAGTCCGGCCGGCCCTTCCGGGTGCTCACCCGGCGGCACCTGGCCAAGTACGGGCTCACGCCCGAGCAGTATCGGGCCAAATGGGGCTATCCGGCGGACACGCCCCTGGTCTGCAAGGCCCTGCAGCGTGAGCGGCGCAAAAAGATGCGCGAGATGAAGCTCTGGGAGAAACGGGGCAAATAG
- the moaA gene encoding GTP 3',8-cyclase MoaA: protein MILTDARQRVVSYLRISVTDRCNLRCLYCSAQEQTFIPHPEILRYEELLEVIALARSLSIGKVRFTGGEPFARRGFPEFVAEVLARFPDLDARVTTNATLIGPHLAFLRGRGLSRLNISLDTLDPATFARVTGRDLFPQVWENIQAALDLGFRVKINAVAMKGVNDGELGAFLDLARSRPLDVRFIEFMPMGGSDWSPEAVWTAGEILEAAQKLADLAPLPRNSADQGPAQVYSIAGGQGRFGLISPLTNHFCGTCNRLRLTADGHLRTCLFSDKVYRLKGILRHPRLGAEQLRKVLLLAGARKPLGHEILEKRARGRGVCGTSMSAIGG from the coding sequence ATGATCCTGACCGACGCCCGGCAACGGGTGGTGAGCTACCTGCGCATCAGCGTCACCGACCGCTGCAACCTGCGCTGCCTGTACTGCTCGGCCCAGGAGCAGACCTTCATTCCGCACCCGGAGATCCTGCGCTACGAGGAGCTCCTGGAGGTCATCGCCCTGGCCCGAAGCCTGTCCATCGGCAAGGTCCGGTTCACCGGCGGCGAGCCGTTCGCGCGCAGGGGCTTCCCGGAGTTCGTGGCCGAGGTCCTGGCCCGCTTCCCGGACCTGGACGCGCGGGTGACCACCAACGCCACGCTCATCGGGCCGCACCTCGCCTTCCTGCGCGGGCGGGGGCTTTCGCGCCTGAACATCTCCCTGGACACCCTGGACCCGGCCACATTCGCCCGGGTCACCGGCCGGGACCTGTTCCCGCAGGTCTGGGAGAACATCCAGGCCGCGCTGGACCTGGGATTCCGCGTGAAGATCAACGCCGTGGCCATGAAGGGCGTCAACGACGGCGAGTTGGGGGCCTTCCTGGACCTGGCCCGCAGCCGCCCCCTGGACGTGCGCTTCATCGAGTTCATGCCCATGGGCGGCTCGGACTGGAGCCCGGAGGCGGTCTGGACGGCCGGGGAAATCCTGGAGGCGGCGCAAAAGCTGGCGGACCTCGCCCCCCTGCCCCGCAACAGCGCGGACCAGGGCCCGGCGCAGGTCTACTCCATCGCCGGAGGCCAGGGCCGTTTCGGGCTCATCTCGCCCCTGACGAACCATTTCTGCGGCACGTGCAACCGCCTGCGCCTGACGGCCGACGGCCACCTGCGCACCTGCCTGTTCTCGGACAAGGTCTACCGGCTCAAGGGCATCCTGCGCCATCCCCGGCTGGGCGCCGAGCAGTTGCGCAAGGTCCTGCTCCTGGCCGGCGCGCGCAAGCCCCTGGGACACGAGATCCTGGAGAAGCGGGCGCGCGGCCGGGGCGTCTGCGGCACGTCCATGTCCGCCATCGGCGGCTGA